GGTTTGtggtttgtttggttttttctttaattttgaTCACTTCAGTCTTTCCAAAAAGTATTACAACATCTCTATTTTCTTTTTTGCAATTGCCAACATATAATTAGAAAATGTATTAGTTCTTTCAaaatagttttcttgtatctatCGCATAGTTCCATCTATAGTTGTAAACACATTTGATTTTCGTGAAATTTGTGTGTGCTCTTATATACTTACATATGTCGGAAAAGTTTCTTTCAGAAATCTTTCTGTATTCAATACGGAAATACACCTAAAcaaatatatagtatatgtatGAATGTAAATTACGTTTTGGAATAAGTATCCTTTAGGttctatatatatgtacatatatatcgGTTTTAGTTTGCAGTTGCTATTTGATTCAAGACTGCGAGATCCGTTTGTGCATTCAAATATAAATACATTTTCCATTCAATTCTATATTTACATAGTCTGCAATCGACGAGGTCTGTGGAAAAGAGAAGCTTTTGGATGGTTTAAAAGATTCAGAATCCGTATTTTTAGAGTCAGGAGTCATCTTATAAACTTAGGTATGGACGGTGTTATTCAAATAAGAATACGTATCGCTGGCCATTTACGAAAAACTTAAACCAAATATAAGATCTAAGTGTCGCTTAGGCGCTAAGACTAACTACAAATCAATACTGTACAGGAATGCACGCCTCGTCAAATGATACAATTAATTTGAGTAGTAATGTGGATAATTACCAAACTTAAAAGTAGGACCCTAGCTACCCTTTCTCCTTCCCCGGACCGACACTCACGCCCAGCAGATGCTCCCCAGCCATCAGACCCGCCGGCTGGTGCGCATAGTTGCGGATCTGATGCAGCGAGATCAGCTGGTTGGGGAAGGCATTCGCATTGTTCTGGTTGACATTCTTATTGGGGAAACTGATGGCATCGTAGAGATAGGGTCGCTGGGCCATCGGATGGTGGCTCAGCGAGTTCAAGTGCGGCGGCATTGAGTTGATTGGCGTAAAGGCCGAATTGCTGGTGGTTTTCGTCAGGGATGCGGCATCATATGGACCCACAGCACTGGGTGTGGAGACTGTTTTGCAGAAAAGGAGAGCGACGTATGATGGGATGATTTCAAGAATTATCTATTAATGGGAGTTTGGTCTTACCTATATCCTCCCTCACCGGATCGGGCATGCGATGCAACTCTGGTCCATGGCCATTGCTTTGGGCACTGTTTGGCGCCGTCGGCTGGACATAGTGCCCCTCCATGCTGTGCTGCggtggcggctgctgctgctgctgctgcggatgGTGATGATGCGggggctgttgctgttgctgctgttgtggcgGGACATGTTGCTGCGGTGGAACTCCGTGTTGCGGATGATGGTGATGCGtctgatgttgctgctgctgttgctgctgttgctgttgctgctgttgttgctgctgctgttgttgctgttgttgttgctgctgctgttgctggtgcatCACTTCCATGGCATTGGCAGCGGCAGCCGAATCAGGGGTCACCTTTGGCCAGTAGCTACTCTCGCTGGGGGCTATCGAAACCGGTGGCAGGCCCAGATTGTTGCGTTGGTGCTGGGCAGGATTGCTGGCCGTTGGAGGTCCCGTGGGTCCCCCTCCTGAACTGCCCGaagcggcggctgcagcagcggcagcaatggctgctGCACTTCCCGGCGCAATCGGTGGCCGCTTGTCCGTGCGCTCTGCATGCTTCTGCATGTGCTTCGTCAGGTAGGTCTCCTGCGTGTACGACTTGCCGCAGTACTGGCAAATGTGTGTCTTCAGATGCTTGGACTCCTTATGCTTGGGTATGTGCTCCAGCAGCGAGGGCTCATCCGAGAAGCATTTGTAGCAGGAGTTGCACTTGAACGGCTTGTCCGTCTGGTGGCAGCGCGAGTGCGACTGCAGATTAGAGAGCTGGGAGAAGGCCTTCTGGCAGCCGGGATGGCGGCACTTGTACGGCTTGTCGCCCGTGTGGGTCCGTATGTGCTGCTGCAGGTGCGACAATTGGGTGAATTTTCGCTGACAGATCTCGCAGCGGTACGGCTTGATGCCCAAATGGATTCGCGTATGCTGCGACAGATACGACGAGTTGGCAAAGGCCTTTGAGCACTGGGTGCACTTGTACGGCTTGGCCTCCCTCATATGAATCTGGGTGTGCAGCTGCAGATCCGCCTTGGAGCTAAAGATCTGGAAAAAGCATAGAGCAGAGCAGAATAAAGGTAAGTTATGGGGAAATCAAAGATGGGCAGGGAATATTGTTGCTGTTTGAAGGAGAGTTTCGATTCTTAATTCTAGAAAATCTGCAAATAAAAGTTTATATTTCCCTCCCTTCACCTTCGTATCCTTCACATCCAACTGTGTCATATGATGGGGCGAACTGGTGGAGGAGGAGATGCCATTACCAGGAGCCGCCGCTGTGGGTACAACACCTCCTCCGGCTATGACAGGTGCTACTCCTGCCACTCCTGGCACTGCCACTCCACCTGTattctggccattcctctcaTTGATAGTTGCATTCTGCATCCGGATGCCGCCATTGTCCACACTATTGCTCGTCACGATGATGTGTTGATTAGGATTCGGATAGATGCGTGACTTGCGACCACGTGTGGATCCCGTGGGAGTATTCCCGGTTGCCGTGgagctgccgccgccgccaccgccgccgccaccgccgccgccgctgctgctgctcacgaCAGCATCGTTCACGTGCTTCTGGCTGTTGGAGCCCGTTATCGCGGAGGAGGGCACACCACTGCTCTCTAGAGTGGTTATGCTCGGCTTCGGCTGTTGCACCAGTGGCTCCACTCCACCGCCACTCAGGTGGTActgatgctgttgctgctggtgttgttgctggtgctgctgctgctgttgctgtggcggCGGTTGATGGTGAGGCTGGTGTGGCTGGTGTGGCTGTTGACTATAGCTGAGAACGGAGCTCCTCAAATCGGCCGTATTCGAGAAGACACTAAGTGGACCCAAGGCCACTCGTTCGTTTAAACTGTTTCGCAAATGATCTATGGATCTATGAACTGCATGGGAGTAATCTCCGCCAGCGGGTGGTATCTCCCCAATCAGGGGAGAATTGTGATGGTAATCGAGGCCCCCTCCAATGGGTCGATATTCTATTAGACGTCCTTCCATTACACTTTTTATTTTAtcacttttttttgttgaatcTGGagtattttttaattaatgGTCTAAGCACTTATGATATCTGAAAAATGAATTCACTTCAATCAGTTGGGTTACTTGGCGTATACCTGATATCGAAGATATTTCTCTTTTATTTTGAGATTTTTTACAACTTTTTTGATTTAAAGCAGAAAAACACAGGGGTTTTTTTGAGATCTGTTGAGTTCAAATATcgaaaaaataatgaaaaaacaaaccaattttgacacaaaaaaAGTTTGATAATTTTAAAAAGATTCCTAAAAACTTGTTATGACTGAAATAATACCTAACTTTGATATATTTTCGATAACATATTTTGTATGGTATCTTCATGATTCATTTAAAACTCAGTTACACTGCTCAAAGCTTCTTTGTACTTAAGTAGTTACTAAGAAAAATATATTGATGGCCCTTAAAAATAACCCAAATTCCTATGTATATAGATCCATTAATATTCTTTCAAATCTCATATTTTTCTGAACGCTGAATACTTAAATGCACTTTACGATGAGATAGATAGGAGAGAAGACTGCGAGTGAGTCGGTAGGAGGGATAATTTGGGGATGTATAATGTCTGAATCCAATTAACTTCAGGGGCCAACTCAGTTGCCAGGAGAAGTGCGTAAACTGGAGTCAGGTGTGTGATGGCCAAATCGATTGCCAGGATGGTCTTGATGAGAATAGCACTCTGTGTTCAAAAATAGACTGTCCGCATCCATCATTCAGATGCCTCTATGGCGGCTGCATCAGTGCTGCTGCCTTGTGCAACCACATACCAGATTGCTTTGATGCCTCTGATGAGCTGCCAGGAATATGTGTCAAAATAATGGGGCAAGAGCTTCCAGTAGGGCCAGAAGTAGCAGGAGATACGCAGCAGGGTCTTACGCTTACGTGGGAGGTGAGGCACTGCAGGCTAGAGGATCAATCGGGATCCCTGATTGCGAAGAACTACGTGGGCAGCACCACCTATCAGAGCAATTCGACGGTTCGCGACCAGACCGTAGTGACTCTCAGTTGTTCCTACGGCCATGTCCTGATCGGGGAGCAGAAGAACATATGCATTGGCGAAAAGTGGCAGCACGAGCTGGCCAAATGCGTGCCCCACTGCGAGCAAACCGGCAATATCCTGCACGAGGGGCAGTGCACTCGCCAAGGACGCCTGATTGACTGTGATCAGGCCGTGCTGCCGATGGGGACCCGAATGGTAGTTTCCTGCAGCTCTGGCTATGAGGCGAATGAAAAGTCCGGTGTACAAGTGTGTCATGGAAATGGCAGTTGGGTCGTGGAGGAGGAGTTGCCCAAATGCGAACCCATCTGTGGTGTGTGGAAATTGAAGGACAAGGCCAAAGAGCAGGCCCCCCCATGGATGGTTAGCATTTTTCAGCGCGGCTCTGAGCCTCTGTTTGAGTTTCGATGCCTGGCCACCATTTTGTCACACTATGTACTGATTACATCGGCGGAATGCTTCCAACATAAAACGATCAAGTTTGCCTCAGCCACAGAGCCAGTGCTCTATACGGTGGCCGAGGGCCAGGCCTATACGAGCACGTTCTGGACAAACGAAGAACATGGCTACAAGCTCCACAACGTATCCTTTATACACAACGTCACGTAGGCGAGAAATATCCATACTTTAGCGAAATCTAACATTCTGATCTTTCAGGGAAACTACTCATTCCTTGGCCTTGGTGCAGTTGTTGCAACCGATGGAATTTAGTGTGCGAGTGCGTCCCATTTGCCTGTCCAGTGAAACGCCCAGCAAATTGGTGGAGACTAATGGGACGAAGATGGGTGAGGCGTTCATCAGCGTTGATGAGTCCAATCGATACGAACTTACTCAAATTTTGGCCAGCAAAACGGACAAGTATAACATAAGTGACTTCATTGAACCCATACGAAATTATATAGCCGAGTGCCAAGAGAGGGGAAACATTTAATTCACTTTATTATGGGTTGCGTTTTCGTGGTTACTCAGAAATCAATGTACATGTACAACTGAAGGAAACACACACCTACTATTGACAATTATACTCGTATATTGTATGTATTTATAGGCAATTGTTTAATGTTTCTATTTAAATGTGTTCCGATTTCGATTCGCTATTCACTTTGCTGCCTGGATCCATTCATTACATTGAGATTGCATTCTGGAGTTAAACACTATCTATTAGTAGGTTATTTCTtgataaatttaaatttaaattacaattacaattacTTTATTAAATAATACATTACATTTGATGTTGCTATACTCGTATTTTAGATTtagttttttagttttttgtcTGCCATTTAGTATGAATTTTTTATAGGACACATTCAGTTTGCTTAGTAACTGCTGTAAAAACGTTTTTTCCTCTCGcatctacatatgtacgtcTGGTTTGtggtttgtttggttttttctttaattttgaTCACTTCAGTCTTTCCAAAAAGTATTACAACATCTCTATTTTCTTTTTTGCAATTGCCAACATATAATTAGAAAATGTATTAGTTCTTTCAaaatagttttcttgtatctatCGCATAGTTCCATCTATAGTTGTAAACACATTTGATTTTCGTGAAATTTGTGTGTGCTCTTATATACTTACATATGTCGGAAAAGTTTCTTTCAGAAATCTTTCTGTATTCAATACGGAAATACACCTAAAcaaatatatagtatatgtatGAATGTAAATTACGTTTTGGAATAAGTATCCTTTAGGttctatatatatgtacatatatatcgGTTTTAGTTTGCAGTTGCTATTTGATTCAAGACTGCGAGATCCGTTTGTGCATTCAAATATAAATACATTTTCCATTCAATTCTATATTTACATAGTCTGCAATCGACGAGGTCTGTGGAAAAGAGAAGCTTTTGGATGGTTTAAAAGATTCAGAATCCGTATTTTTAGAGTCAGGAGTCATCTTATAAACTTAGGTATGGACGGTGTTATTCAAATAAGAATACGTATCGCTGGCCATTTACGAAAAACTTAAACCAAATATAAGATCTAAGTGTCGCTTAGGCGCTAAGACTAACTACAAATCAATACTGTACAGGAATGCACGCCTCGTCAAATGATACAATTAATTTGAGTAGTAATGTGGATAATTACCAAACTTAAAAGTAGGACCCTAGCTACCCTTTCTCCTTCCCCGGACCGACACTCACGCCCAGCAGATGCTCCCCAGCCATCAGACCCGCCGGCTGGTGCGCATAGTTGCGGATCTGATGCAGCGAGATCAGCTGGTTGGGGAAGGCATTCGCATTGTTCTGGTTGACATTCTTATTGGGGAAACTGATGGCATCGTAGAGATAGGGTCGCTGGGCCATCGGATGGTGGCTCAGCGAGTTCAAGTGCGGCGGCATTGAGTTGATTGGCGTAAAGGCCGAATTGCTGGTGGTTTTCGTCAGGGATGCGGCATCATATGGACCCACAGCACTGGGTGTGGAGACTGTTTTGCAGAAAAGGAGAGCGACGTATGATGGGATGATTTCAAGAATTATCTATTAATGGGAGTTTGGTCTTACCTATATCCTCCCTCACCGGATCGGGCATGCGCTGATGTGGCTGCAACTCTGGTCCATGGCCATTGCTTTGGGCACTGTTTGGCGCCGTCGGCTGGACATAGTGCCCCTCCATGCTGTGCTGCggtggcggctgctgctgctgctgctgcggatgGTGATGATGCGggggctgttgctgttgctgctgttgtggcgGGACATGTTGCTGCGGTGGAACTCCGTGTTGCGGATGATGGTGATGCGtctgatgttgctgctgctgttgctgctgttgctgttgctgctgttgttgctgctgctgttgttgctgttgttgttgctgctgctgttgctggtgcatCACTTCCATGGCATTGGCAGCGGCAGCCGAATCAGGGCTCACCTTTGGCCAGTAGCTACTCTCGCTGGGGGCTATCGAAACCGGTGGCAGGCCCAGATTGTTGCGTTGGTGCTGGGCAGGATTGCTGGCCGTTGGAGGTCCCGTGGGTCCCCCTCCTGAACTGCCCGaagcggcggctgcagcagcggcagcaatggctgctGCACTTCCCGGCGCAATCGGTGGCCGCTTGTCCGTGCGCTCTGCATGCTTCTGCATGTGCTTCGTCAGGTAGGTCTCCTGCGTGTACGACTTGCCGCAGTACTGGCAAATGTGTGTCTTCAGATGCTTGGACTCCTTATGCTTGGGTATGTGCTCCAGCAGCGAGGGCTCATCCGAGAAGCATTTGTAGCAGGAGTTGCACTTGAACGGCTTGTCCGTCTGGTGGCAGCGCGAGTGCGACTGCAGATTAGAGAGCTGGGAGAAGGCCTTCTGGCAGCCGGGATGGCGGCACTTGTACGGCTTGTCGCCCGTGTGGGTCCGTATGTGCTGCTGCAGGTGCGACAATTGGGTGAATTTTCGCTGACAGATCTCGCAGCGGTACGGCTTGATGCCCAAATGGATTCGCGTATGCTGCGACAGATACGACGAGTTGGCAAAGGCCTTTGAGCACTGGGTGCACTTGTACGGCTTGGCCTCCCTCATATGAATCTGGGTGTGCAGCTGCAGATCCGCCTTGGAGCTAAAGATCTGGAAAAAGCATAGAGCAGAGCAGAATAAAGGTAAGTTATGGGGAAATCAAAGATGGGCAGGGAATATTGTTGCTGTTTGAAGGAGAGTTTCGATTCTTAATTCTAGAAAATCTGCAAATAAAAGTTTATATTTCCCTCCCTTCACCTTCGTATCCTTCACATCCAACTGTGTCATATGATGGGGCGAACTGGTGGAGGAGGAGATGCCATTACCAGGAGCCGCCGCTGTGGGTACAACACCTCCTCCGGCTATGACAGGTGCTACTCCTGCCACTCCTGGCACTGCCACTCCACCTGTattctggccattcctctcaTTGATAGTTGCATTCTGCATCCGGATGCCGCCATTGTCCACACTATTGCTCGTCACGATGATGTGTTGATTAGGATTCGGATAGATGCGTGACTTGCGACCACGTGTGGATCCCGTGGGAGTATTCCCGGTTGCCGTGgagctgccgccgccgccaccgccgccgccaccgccgccgccgctgctgctgctcacgaCAGCATCGTTCACGTGCTTCTGGCTGTTGGAGCCCGTTATCGCGGAGGAGGGCCCACCACTGCTCTCTAGAGTGGTTATGCTCGGCTTCGGCTGTTGCACCAGTGGCTCCACTCCACCGCCACTCAGGTGGTActgatgctgttgctgctggtgttgttgctggtgctgctgctgctgttgctgtggcggTGGTTGATGGTGAGGCTGGTGTGGCTGGTGTGGCTGTTGACTATAGCTGAGAACGGAGCTCCTCAAATCGGCCGTATTCGAGAACACACTAAGTGGACCCAAGGCCACTCGTTCGTTTAAACTGTTTCGCAAATGATCTATGGATCTATGAACT
This region of Drosophila miranda strain MSH22 chromosome 2, D.miranda_PacBio2.1, whole genome shotgun sequence genomic DNA includes:
- the LOC108157018 gene encoding zinc finger protein rotund isoform X3, whose protein sequence is MEGRLIEYRPIGGGLDYHHNSPLIGEIPPAGGDYSHAVHRSIDHLRNSLNERVALGPLSVFSNTADLRSSVLSYSQQPHQPHQPHHQPPPQQQQQQHQQQHQQQQHQYHLSGGGVEPLVQQPKPSITTLESSGGPSSAITGSNSQKHVNDAVVSSSSGGGGGGGGGGGGSSTATGNTPTGSTRGRKSRIYPNPNQHIIVTSNSVDNGGIRMQNATINERNGQNTGGVAVPGVAGVAPVIAGGGVVPTAAAPGNGISSSTSSPHHMTQLDVKDTKIFSSKADLQLHTQIHMREAKPYKCTQCSKAFANSSYLSQHTRIHLGIKPYRCEICQRKFTQLSHLQQHIRTHTGDKPYKCRHPGCQKAFSQLSNLQSHSRCHQTDKPFKCNSCYKCFSDEPSLLEHIPKHKESKHLKTHICQYCGKSYTQETYLTKHMQKHAERTDKRPPIAPGSAAAIAAAAAAAASGSSGGGPTGPPTASNPAQHQRNNLGLPPVSIAPSESSYWPKVSPDSAAAANAMEVMHQQQQQQQQQQQQQQQQQQQQQQQQQQQQHQTHHHHPQHGVPPQQHVPPQQQQQQQPPHHHHPQQQQQQPPPQHSMEGHYVQPTAPNSAQSNGHGPELQPHQRMPDPVREDIVSTPSAVGPYDAASLTKTTSNSAFTPINSMPPHLNSLSHHPMAQRPYLYDAISFPNKNVNQNNANAFPNQLISLHQIRNYAHQPAGLMAGEHLLGVSVGPGKEKG
- the LOC117187073 gene encoding modular serine protease-like, which translates into the protein FLNAEYLNALYDEIDRREDCEGQLSCQEKCVNWSQVCDGQIDCQDGLDENSTLCSKIDCPHPSFRCLYGGCISAAALCNHIPDCFDASDELPGICVKIMGQELPVGPEVAGDTQQGLTLTWEVRHCRLEDQSGSLIAKNYVGSTTYQSNSTVRDQTVVTLSCSYGHVLIGEQKNICIGEKWQHELAKCVPHCEQTGNILHEGQCTRQGRLIDCDQAVLPMGTRMVVSCSSGYEANEKSGVQVCHGNGSWVVEEELPKCEPICGVWKLKDKAKEQAPPWMVSIFQRGSEPLFEFRCLATILSHYVLITSAECFQHKTIKFASATEPVLYTVAEGQAYTSTFWTNEEHGYKLHNVSFIHNVTETTHSLALVQLLQPMEFSVRVRPICLSSETPSKLVETNGTKMGEAFISVDESNRYELTQILASKTDKYNISDFIEPIRNYIAECQERGNI
- the LOC108157021 gene encoding zinc finger protein rotund-like, with protein sequence MEGRLIEYRPIGGGLDYHHNSPLIGEIPPAGGDYSHAVHRSIDHLRNSLNERVALGPLSVFSNTADLRSSVLSYSQQPHQPHQPHHQPPPQQQQQQHQQQHQQQQHQYHLSGGGVEPLVQQPKPSITTLESSGVPSSAITGSNSQKHVNDAVVSSSSGGGGGGGGGGGGSSTATGNTPTGSTRGRKSRIYPNPNQHIIVTSNSVDNGGIRMQNATINERNGQNTGGVAVPGVAGVAPVIAGGGVVPTAAAPGNGISSSTSSPHHMTQLDVKDTKIFSSKADLQLHTQIHMREAKPYKCTQCSKAFANSSYLSQHTRIHLGIKPYRCEICQRKFTQLSHLQQHIRTHTGDKPYKCRHPGCQKAFSQLSNLQSHSRCHQTDKPFKCNSCYKCFSDEPSLLEHIPKHKESKHLKTHICQYCGKSYTQETYLTKHMQKHAERTDKRPPIAPGSAAAIAAAAAAAASGSSGGGPTGPPTASNPAQHQRNNLGLPPVSIAPSESSYWPKVTPDSAAAANAMEVMHQQQQQQQQQQQQQQQQQQQQQQQQQQQQHQTHHHHPQHGVPPQQHVPPQQQQQQQPPHHHHPQQQQQQPPPQHSMEGHYVQPTAPNSAQSNGHGPELHRMPDPVREDIVSTPSAVGPYDAASLTKTTSNSAFTPINSMPPHLNSLSHHPMAQRPYLYDAISFPNKNVNQNNANAFPNQLISLHQIRNYAHQPAGLMAGEHLLGVSVGPGKEKG